From the genome of candidate division WWE3 bacterium:
AAGCTGACAAAATCTTGGTAGGTGGTGCCATCGGCTTCCAAAGCGACCTTGTTTTGACCAATCCTAAAGTCATGATTCCCACAGATTTTGTTGGAAATAAGGAAGATATTGGACCAGACACAGCAGCCGCTTTTAGGAAGATCATAGAGCAAAGTCAAATGATTATTTGGAACGGGCCGATGGGTCTTACCGAAAAACCAGAGTTTCAAAATGGCACTAAGGTTGTCGCGGAAGCGGTCGCTAATTCTTCCGCAAAAAAGATTGTCGGTGGTGGCGACACGGTGGCTTTTCTGCAAAAAGCGGGATTACTTGATAAAATGGGCTTTGTGTCGACTGGGGGAGGGGCAATGCTCGAATATTTAGCGGGGAAATCATTGCCTGGTCTAGAAGTTTTAAACTCTTGTCATTCCGGCCCCGGAGCCGGAATCCAGTAAAGAAAACAAATCAAAACTCAAAAATCAAATATCAAAAACTAATTTAAAATTAAAAAATTTTGATTTTTAAACTTGGTTTTGATCTTTGATCTTTAAATTTTGGACCATCGTTGACTGGATTCCGGGTCAAGCCCGGAATGACAAGCTGATTCTATGAAAATTCTACGTCAAAAAGAAAATACAACTTGCATCGGCTGTCAAATGTGCGCTTTGGCCTGCTCTAGGAAGCTGGGGAAAGGAGTGTCTTTGGACGAATCTTACATTAAAGTCACCAAAGGGAGTGACGGCACTTTTAATGTTGCCATTGACCTTGGCAAAATGACGCCGGAATTGGCGGAATATATTGCTAAATACTGCCCCATAAAAATTTTGGAGGTCATCGATGAAAGCTGACGCTAAGCGAGTCTTATTCATTTCTAAGGACATTTCACCACAAATTAAAATCATTTCGGGGCTGCGCGGTGTCGTTGGTGGGGTGGGGCTGGCGGCTAAATTATCGTTTGATTATAAAAGTTTATGTTTGGCGATCGGTCCTCTAAGCGGGGCTTATCCCGGAGCCTCTTCTGTCGCCGCGGTCCAAGATGGGCATTACCAAGCATTTAACTCGGACCTCGCTTTAAACATGTGCGTTAAAGGCATTGACGCCGTGGTCGCTCTTGACATTCCTTGTGAGGAGACAATGCGGCTAGTCGAAGAATATCTAAAGACTTTGCCCGAGGAAAAGTCTGAACTCGGCGATGGCGTTGCTTATGAAGAGATTTACAACAAATTATTTGAGCGGGTCACTAGCGTTTGGAAAACTGCTAGCGAAGGCGCCGATTCCTGTGCCGCCTGCCCTTTAAATTGCGCTAACTTTCGCCAAACGAAAAATAATATCGATCTCTCATCGATACTCGGGGTCTGCCTGGGAGTGGCCTCGGTTTATGTCGATCTGGCTATCGCCTTTGCTGCTTTGCAAGCTTTAGGATTTGATTATACCCACGAAGAACTGGAAGAAGCCGTTTTAAAGGCTAGAAGTATAATTAACTAGAATAACCGTTGACGTCTGATCAAGACTTGCGGTCAATTTAAAACTCAAAGACTCACTGCTTTTATTAAACTGCAAGAGACTTACCTCAAGCCACCCAAAATTGATAAGACTGGTTTGCAAATCGCCGGTAATTTTGGTGGAGTTGTCTTTCGTCTCCAAAGTAACCTGCGACCCTTGCTTACTTTTGGTAACGCTTAGTATTTTAGCGTCGCTTGGCAATTTTAATTCCAGCGGTAAACTGGGGTCAGCGTTTTTAACAGTCGCCCCCATAACGTTACCGCTATAAATCGTGGCCGGTTCGTTAAAATGGCGATACGAAAAATAGGTCAAAGAAACTGTGACCAGAAAGAGTCCGGCAAGAGTGAGCAGTTGATGTCGCGCCTTCATGTATATCTAAGTTTAACATTTTTCTAGGTTTGTCGAATCTTACCCCTCCAGAATGCTAAGATATTTGTATGACGAACTCTAAACCTGAAACTACTTCTGATGAAATAACACTGGGTCTAACCGAAGGTGAACAAACTAAGGTGACAGAAAGAATTCAAAAACTGGCTGACAGCCTTACCGGTGATGGTCTAGAATTTTTGATGAACGCCTCCGAGTATCTTCAGAGAAATAGTGTCTCCAATGGCACAGAGCAAAAACTTAGATCAGACAAATCCTTTGTTTTTCCTGACCTATTTGAAAGAACAGCCGATGAAATTTTACAACCTTGCCCAAAGCTCAAAGACAATAAGCCGTTAATTAAAGGCTGCACCGACAGAGGTAAGGTATTTCGAGCCCTGTGTGTAGCCAAAGGCATTCCTGCTGTTTTTGTGGATACTTTGGACGCTAACTACCTGGAGGCAATAAAAAGTGCGGGACAAATAATCGAACCAAAGCGAGGCCATGTTTTTATTGACGTTTGTGTTGATGGGGAATGGCACACGGTTAACCCTGGTTTTAATGAACCGATTCTGCAGTACAGTAATTATTGGTCGTGGTCTCGATTCAGCCGACTTAGGTTACCGCAGTACCCCAGAATTCAGAAGCTGGTTGCAAAATCAACTTAGCGACAAAAATGGTCCTAGTTACGAATCTTCTTAAGTACTTAGTAATCCGAGCTGATATAATGCAGACGGTTTGCCGCCTTCGTCTAGTCGGCCTAGGACGCTGCCTTCTCAAGGCAGAGATCAGGGGTTCGAATCCCCTAGGCGGTACCAGAGTTTACTATCAGAGTACGAGAGGATCTTATCAAAGGGATTTACCACGTCATACCGCAGTTCTTTACCATCGAGCCTAAGGTTCGATAGTACCAGCTTCACAATTTGCCGTTTTTCCACAACTTCAGAACTCGTAAAAAGGTCGTGAGCCTTATTTGTGAGGTCCAGTATGGCTTTAGCCGTAACATAGTAGTTATCATCGGCTTCTGCAAACTGGCTTATACGAGCATCCAGTTCCGTCATCTTATCCCGAAAGGACTGATAATATTTGTCATACTCATCGTCAGTAATACGCCCATCCAGCTTATCCATGTATAAACTTTCTCGTCGTTTGGCGTAAGTTTCACGTTCTTGAGTCAAAGCCCTAACTTGTTCTTCCCTGAATTCGGACTTGCTAGCATGGTTGGTCCTTAATGCTTCTACAATCTGGTCTACGACGTACTGTGGGACCTGTAGGCGCTTGAATAATGATCCCAGCTGTTCAGTTATGTTAGCTTCGGTTAGCCATTGAGCACCATGTTTGCCCTTATATTGAGTGCAATGGTAATAAACAATACCCTTATGCTTTTCTGGGGTCACAGCGAGGCCACAATGGGCGCAACGGATTAAACCTCTGTAAAAATAGGGTTTACCAGCATATTTGAAGCGCTTCTTGTTAAACTCAGCCTTTACCTGTTGTACCCGATCAAATAATTCTTTGGAAATAATCGGAGCATAGTGATGATTGTAGGATTTTCCTTTCCAGAGCATCACACCGTAGTAGAACGTGTCTTTAAGAATGTTGTCGAGAAAGCTTTTAGACCAGTCTAATCCATAATCATCTTTTAACTTCTGACGTAGCAGGTCCATCGAATAGGCTTTAGTGGCATACAGCTCAAAGGCTTTCTGGACATAACCTGAATTGAAGGTGTGAACGTAAATATCAGCCTTACAGTCTTGCCCCCTAAAGTTTACGTAGCCAAACCTAGCCTTACCTGGCCACTCGCCTTTGCGTAGCTTCTGTTCGGTAGCTCGCTTAACGTTGTCGCTAATGGCATCAGAAAAATACTTAGCTAAGCCTAAGCTCATCCCAAATTGAAACTTCTCGACCGCAGAAATCTGGTCCGTAATAACCTGCCCATCAGACACGAAGTGCAACTCAATTTGCCCAGCTATAGCCTTATCGTAGAGCTGTGAGACTCGTTTATCGAAAATGTTTCTGGATAACCGATCGACCTTGTCAAAGCAGACAGCGGCTTTCTCTTTTTGCCCTAGTACGAAGTCTAAAATGCGATCAAACTCAGATCTGCTTTCTTTATAAGCACTTTCGTCAAAGCTAAACGTTTTAAAGATCTCAAAGCCTTTAGACTGGCAATACTTTTCCAGTCTAGCTGTTTGCGCAGGTAATGAATTACCCGCTTCCTTTTGTTCTTCTGTGCTAACACGAGAGATGGTTATTGCTTTCATCGGTTACCTTTTGCTCGATTGTGTGTCTTACACAACATCTCGCAATTATTAAGCATTGTCTTGCCCCCTTTACTCCAAGCTGATACGTGGTCGGCGTCCATATCCGCAATACTCCAAATCTTGTCTTTGTTTGCATCGTGTCCAATCTCACAGTGAGAGCAGTTTGAAACACCTTTTTTCTTTGCGATAGCAGTTTGGGCTTCGTAAGTAGATCTTTTGGTCGCTTCGTCAAATATTCGAACCTCAAGCAATTTTGTGTCAGTAGCTCCACCGAGAATATACTCAAAAATACCTTTCCGATTTTTTATATATGGGTCACCGTAGAGCTTTCGTACATCCTTAGATACTTTTGCAGGATCATAAGCTTTCTTGTGGTACTCCTCATAGAATCGTCCCCACTCGAGTCCGCACATCTCGCTTTCTACATCAGTAAATACACTAGAGATCCAATCGATCACACTGTTGAAATATTTTTTCAACTCACTGATGTTTTTGTCGTTGCGATGACTGCTCATGTAATCATCGATATTCCCTTTACTCACCCAATCTAAAGCTCTCTCAAAAAAAGCTTGCCGGTTTGCACTGCCCTTTACGTATGCACCCCATTTTTGAATATTGGCATTTTGGCTGTTGCTAAACTCCTCTTTCCCTAGAGTAACGAATTGCCCAGAATAAATAGCATTTAATAACTCTTGCGGGACGAGTGGAACACCGGCAATGTTGATCGTCTTAAACCATTCTTTTATTTGGCTTTCTGTTCCTTCGCATTCATAAATGAGAAGTTTGGTTTGCAATATTTTATCTTTTTTGTCTTTTGCCATACCACCAAAATTTTGTTGCAAACCATTTTCATCCACGATAGCAAATTTGTCGGTCACAAATCGTCCAAGACTGGTAATTCGCTGTTGTCCGTCCAAAACTTCCAGATTATTTTCAGAAACCCTATTAAAATAAATCAGTCCTATTGGATACCCCTTGAGGACGGATTCAATGACGGCCATTTCTCTTTTACCACCGTCAGACGCATAAATATAATTGCGTTGGTATTCTGGTTGAATAGTCAGCTTGCCAGATAAACCAAACAAACCCTTGCCTTCAAGCACGTTATAGACGAACCCTTCGCAAATATCTTTAACAGTGATATTAGTTTTTAAAATTGTTTTCATATTATTTTTTCTTATGTCTTATAAAAATTCTTGAAAAAGCAGATTGAATTATTCGGCCTTTATTATTTATAAAGTAATTTTTTTTCCCATCGTTTCCAACTAAATTACCATTTTCATTTGTTTTGCCACCAGAAGATCCTGTTTTTTTACCATCCTGTCTTACTTCCCAGTAATCATCATATTTTTTTGTGTCAGGAACTTCTTCATGGCAACCTCTTTGAGTGGACCCTAAAATATCAAACTGGTCAGGACTATATTTATCCAAAAAACTAATTGGCACGCCCATTACGCCATCATAATCGCTCGGGATAGCATCTGTATACGGCACTTCTATTGCATCATAATTGTCATATTTATCATATGATTTTTTACCTTTAATTTCTTTGTGTTTACTATATTTCAAATTTTCTTCCATCTTCATAAGTGGCAACGGTTGATGACGGCGGCCATGGTCTAAATTAGTAAACCAGACGGAGGGTGATCGCAAATATGTGATACCGTCAACTTTTTTAACCGCTGTTTTTGGTTTTTTACTAAGGTCGGCATTTGATGGAGCAATAAATAGCATGTCTTTATTATAACTAGTTGTACCAACCCACATTTTATTATTTTTAAATAGTGGAAAAACTTCTTTATTAGTGACCGTATT
Proteins encoded in this window:
- a CDS encoding transglutaminase domain-containing protein, which encodes MTNSKPETTSDEITLGLTEGEQTKVTERIQKLADSLTGDGLEFLMNASEYLQRNSVSNGTEQKLRSDKSFVFPDLFERTADEILQPCPKLKDNKPLIKGCTDRGKVFRALCVAKGIPAVFVDTLDANYLEAIKSAGQIIEPKRGHVFIDVCVDGEWHTVNPGFNEPILQYSNYWSWSRFSRLRLPQYPRIQKLVAKST
- a CDS encoding DUF262 domain-containing protein, which codes for MKTILKTNITVKDICEGFVYNVLEGKGLFGLSGKLTIQPEYQRNYIYASDGGKREMAVIESVLKGYPIGLIYFNRVSENNLEVLDGQQRITSLGRFVTDKFAIVDENGLQQNFGGMAKDKKDKILQTKLLIYECEGTESQIKEWFKTINIAGVPLVPQELLNAIYSGQFVTLGKEEFSNSQNANIQKWGAYVKGSANRQAFFERALDWVSKGNIDDYMSSHRNDKNISELKKYFNSVIDWISSVFTDVESEMCGLEWGRFYEEYHKKAYDPAKVSKDVRKLYGDPYIKNRKGIFEYILGGATDTKLLEVRIFDEATKRSTYEAQTAIAKKKGVSNCSHCEIGHDANKDKIWSIADMDADHVSAWSKGGKTMLNNCEMLCKTHNRAKGNR
- a CDS encoding recombinase family protein, translated to MKAITISRVSTEEQKEAGNSLPAQTARLEKYCQSKGFEIFKTFSFDESAYKESRSEFDRILDFVLGQKEKAAVCFDKVDRLSRNIFDKRVSQLYDKAIAGQIELHFVSDGQVITDQISAVEKFQFGMSLGLAKYFSDAISDNVKRATEQKLRKGEWPGKARFGYVNFRGQDCKADIYVHTFNSGYVQKAFELYATKAYSMDLLRQKLKDDYGLDWSKSFLDNILKDTFYYGVMLWKGKSYNHHYAPIISKELFDRVQQVKAEFNKKRFKYAGKPYFYRGLIRCAHCGLAVTPEKHKGIVYYHCTQYKGKHGAQWLTEANITEQLGSLFKRLQVPQYVVDQIVEALRTNHASKSEFREEQVRALTQERETYAKRRESLYMDKLDGRITDDEYDKYYQSFRDKMTELDARISQFAEADDNYYVTAKAILDLTNKAHDLFTSSEVVEKRQIVKLVLSNLRLDGKELRYDVVNPFDKILSYSDSKLWYRLGDSNP
- a CDS encoding DNA methyltransferase yields the protein MANTSNLTNAKNEKNDEFYTQYGDIQKELEAYLEYNSDVFRNKVVYCNCDDPFESNFFRYFVLNFNELGLKQLITTSYKPSLVANTQLQLFGDDKTLPKSKGRPKITANKFIINEVHDIDEDGEFNLKDVAKQLEANKHNEWTPLEGVGDFRSDECIKLLKQSDIVVTNPPFSLFRQYVKQLFDYNKKFVIIGNKNTVTNKEVFPLFKNNKMWVGTTSYNKDMLFIAPSNADLSKKPKTAVKKVDGITYLRSPSVWFTNLDHGRRHQPLPLMKMEENLKYSKHKEIKGKKSYDKYDNYDAIEVPYTDAIPSDYDGVMGVPISFLDKYSPDQFDILGSTQRGCHEEVPDTKKYDDYWEVRQDGKKTGSSGGKTNENGNLVGNDGKKNYFINNKGRIIQSAFSRIFIRHKKK